The Luteitalea sp. genome contains the following window.
TGCCGGCCTCGTTGGAGACGGCCTCGAGCACGAGGCCCGTCTGCGTGTTGGTGGCCGTCACGGTGGCGCCGGGGACAGGAGCCCCCGAGCTGTCCCTGACACTACCCACCAGTCCGCCGTAGAGGACTTGGGCGCTCGCCGAAGCCGCCACGACGCACACAACCACGAGTCCACCTAGAAGAGCGCCCATGGCGCTCCATTTCGTTGTCGGCGCCTTCACGTTAAATCTCCCCCTTCTAAACTGACGCGCGTTCCCCACCTGCAGTAAGGTGGATCGCCGTAACCGAGGTCGTTCCAGGCTGGCCCCGGTGGTGGCGACGGGGAGCGGGTGGCACAGGAGTGTTACAGCCAACGACAATAATCATAATTATGTTTGCTTGTCAATGCTTTACAATACGGGCAAAACGCCATGCCACTCGTCCGGACGCAAGAGATCGTCGACAACGCCCGCCATGCCGGCCGTGGAGTCGCGGCGTTCAACGTCATCACCCTCGAGCACGCCGAGGCCATCGTGACCGGCGCGGAGCGGGTGGGTGCCTCGGTGATCCTGCAGATCAGCCAGAACGCGGTGAAGTTCCATCATGGTCGCGTCGAGCCCATCGCGGCTGCGTCGGCGGCCGTCGCGCGGGCGGCGGGAGTCTCGGTCTCACTGCATCTGGACCATGTCGACGACGAGGCGCTGCTGCGGCGTGCGGTCGAGGCGGGATTCAGCTCGGTGATGTACGACGGCTCCACGCTCGACTACGACGCGAACGTGGCGGCAACGCGGGCGGCCGTTGACTGGGCGCATCACCATGGGCTCTGGCTGGAAGCGGAGCTCGGTGAGGTCGGCGGCAAGGGAGGAGCGCATGCTCCGGGCGTTCGAACCCAACCGGCCGAGGCGCGTCGGTTCGTTGGTGCCACCGGCGTTGATGCGTTAGCGGTGGCGGTGGGCAGCACGCATGCGATGACGAGCCGAAGCGCTCGATTGGATCATGTGCTCATCGAGGAATTGCGGAACGCGGTGCCGGTTCCGCTCGTGCTGCACGGGTCGTCTGGAGTGCCAGACGATGAGCTCGTGAGGGGCGTCGCTGCGGGCCTCGTGAAGATCAACATTGGAACCGCGCTCAACATCGCGTTCACTGGCGCCGTTCGAGAGCTCCTGGCCGCCGACGCCGACGTGGTCGACCCTCGCAAGTACACCGCGTCCGGCCGCGAAGCGATGGCGGCCACGGTGGCACGGCTCTTAAGGGTGCTAAGGTGATGGGGTGATAAGGGTGACAATGTGAACGGGGTGTTTCCGACGTACGTATTACGTAGCGCAGGCCTTTAGGCCTGCCCACTGTGGCGTTGGCAGGCCTGAAGGCCTGCGCTACGGCCACATCATTCTCACGCTCTAAAGCCCCGCCCTACCCTCTACTTCGACTGTTTGAAACCCTCGATCGAGGCGCCAGGTATGAGCTTGAGCGCATTCTTGTAATACAACTTCTCGAGCACTTCATCCGGCAGATAGAGCCCATGGACCATCCACCGGCCTTGGCGGTGATGGCTCTCCGCGATGTCGAAATACTCGTCGTCTGTTTCGAGGAAGCGCCAATACAACCGGTATGCATCCGTGCGCGGAGGCGTATCCGTGCCGAACAAGACCCGATCCTGATACTTGATCAGGAAGCGACGCGCCGTGTACGGCTGACGGCCCAGCTCGCTGAGACGTGCATCGATGTCGATGTAATAGTTGGGATACTTGTCGAGCATGGCGCCGACCACGACCAGGTTCTCCGCATACCAGCCCATGTGCGCACCGATGAATATCGTCTTCGGATGGCGTGCGACGACGCGCTCTCCCTGCTTGACGATCTCCTCGAGCGACGGATAGTCGGGATAGAAGAGCCACTCCGGTCGGGACTGCAGCTCGTCGAATCGCTCGTTGAAGCGATCCAGCGGCGTGAAGAAGGCCGCGGGGTCTCCAATGTGGACCTCGACGGGAATGCCGAGCTCGCCAGCCTTCGCCCAGAGCGGATCGAGTCGAGGATCGTCGACCGCGATCAGCTTGCCTTGGGCGTCGGTCAACTGCAGTCCGAGACCCTTGTGAATCTTCAAGCCGCGCGCGCCGGCCTTCACACCGGCTTCGAGCTCGGCAGCAGCCTGCACACCGAAGTCCGGTTCTGTGACCTTGCTCCAGTCCGGCCGGGCGTAGGTCAGAAAGCGCCCCGGGTACTGCTTGTCGAATCGCTCGATGGCCCGAACCAGATCTTCGCCAAAACCGCCGTCGAGATTGACCACCTGCGCGACGCCCGTCTGGTCCATCACCGCAATGGCCTCCGCCGGCTCCGCGTTGCGTAAGTGATTGTGATTGTCGATGGCGGGATATCGCGCTCTCGGAACGTTCGTTTCATCAGTAACGAGCATGGAGCGCGGCTCGTACTCGCGTAGGGCGATGTCCGGGGCTCCCTTCTGCTGTGCGGCACTGGAATCACTATCGTTGCGGCTGCATCCCGAGCCGGCGGCGATCGAGATCAGCGCAGCGACTGCCAGCGCGGAACGGTTCGAGCTACCCAACGCTTGTCTCACGATGTCCTCCTGCGGGCCAGCGGTTACTCGAAACCCAAAGAAAGCTTTCTACAGCCAGTGAGGATAGTAGTCAAGCGAAATCACAATCAAACATCGATGGCGAACGATGGAAAAAGAACTGCGCCAGGGGAAGACTGTCCTATGAGCAGCAAGTGGCGGCGATTCGAGGTGCTGCTCCCTCCACACTCTAGCAGAGCAGGCGACCAATGCGGACTGCCGTGATGAACGGCTCGCTGTCAGGACTTTCCAGCGATTCCTCGCAGGTCACACCGTACTTACCTCGAACCTCGAACCTTCGTCTGCCGCGGCCTCAGGCTGTCCTTCTCGGGTTTGGCCTTTAGCGGAAGCGGACGGCTTGCGCCTCTCCGCGGCTCGACGCCATTCACGGCGGGGGTCCCGTTGGACGATGTCGGGCGCAAACCTGCGTTGGCCCGGTGCACCGCAAGATTCAGCGACGCGGACGCCGGCGCGGGACGACCGTTCACCGGCCGCTGTCTTCGAACCGGGGACGGCGCCTTCGCCGTCGCGTCGAGGGGCAACCGCTTCCGGAACAACATCTCCCGCATGCGCGTACGCAGCAGGCACGAGTGCGACACGTTCAGACCGTCGAACAGCCGATCGATGTCCCGGCTCGCCAAGACGTGCCGGTCACGGGGCGCGGCCGTGTAGGAGTTATGGTGGAGGGTCCTGTCATCGACAACGATGAACTTGCTGTAGGCGGATGTCGCGTCGCGTGTCGTGGCGAAAAACGCCAGCAACGCACCCCCGGGCTTGAGGAGCCGCGCCAGCTCGCGCGCCAGCGCATCGGCCGCACGCTTGTCGAGGTGATCAAAGAGGTCCCAGCAGAGGATGCCGTCGATGCTCTCGCTCGGTCGATTGAATCGGCGGGCCAGGAACCGAGGGATGTCTTCGCCCGTTCCGCTACGCGCGAAGCGGTCGAGATCCTCGTGGATATCTTCCACGAAGATCTTGCACCCGAGCTGCTCGCCAAAGAACGCGACGTTTGACCCCACCACCGGACCGAGGTCCAACAGCACCGGCGCCTCGCGCGAGGACAGACACGCCAAGAAACGCGTCAACGCCTGCGTCTGTACTCGGGGCGCGGCGGACGAGGCCCAGGGGTCGTTGCCGTTCCGCGCAGCAATTGCGCCGCGACGCGTCCAGCCAACGAGACGATCAGTAAACGCCCTCAACTGAGAACTCGGACCAGCCACCGTGCCTCGTTTCCGTAGAAAAACGCACCCCGCCCGCCTTCACACGCTCATGGCTTCCGATTGCTCTACGCTTTGAGAGCGGCGCTGCTCGCCCCAACAGTCGCCCCGGCGACAACGGGCGCAGGCTTGACTTCGGCCGGCCGCGGGACCGCGCGCGGCCCACGCTGCATGTCGATGCTGCCGCGGAAATGCGCCCCTTCGGCAATCGCCACCTTCGGGGACGTAATGTCGCCATCGACGGAACCCTTGTCCCGGACGTCCACCCTCTCCGAGGCGGTGATGTTACCCACCACCTCGCCCAGGACAATGATCGCCTTCGCAAAGACCTCCGCCGTGATCTTCCCGTTCGCGCCAATCGTCAGGACGTGCTCTCGCAGCTCGATTTTGCCGTCGACCTGGCCCTCGATGGTGAGATCCTCGCTGCCGTTCAGCTCGCCTTTGATCACGACCGACTTCCCAATGTTCACGGTATCCCTTCCTACAGAGGCCTGCGACGCTGGTGCGGGCGGGTTCATGGTTCGCGACGGGCCCTTTGTCGGCGTGATGCCCGTCGGCGGCTGCGGTGTCTTCTCATCTCGTTTCCACATGGGCTCTCTCCAGCACGGCGATGTTTGACAGAGGCTCGCCAGATATCCAGATATAGCGGGACGGATCGACACCGGCTACGGAGTGCCGACCCGTCCCCTTCCGAACCGCCCCTGGGGGTGCGACGCCAGGCGGTCCGGACTTGTCGTCTCTGGCAGGGCCGCCTCGCCGTGGCGGCCGTCCCCGTGGCGCCCGACGAGCGCGCCCTACTAGTCCCCGGCGAGCGCGCCCTACTGGAGCGGCGTGGCGCGCGCGGCAGCGCCGGCGATCCACACGCGACCCGGAATCGAGCTGTAGCACGCGTGCTCCACGGTGATCGGCACCGTGGGGTCGAGACTCTCGACGACGACGCTCGCACGCTGGCCCGAGAGCTCCGGCCACTCGACGCCGAGGGCGAGCGTGCGCCGCGCGTGGCCCGCCACCTCCACGATCCGCTCGAGGGTCGTGCCATCGTCCGTGATGAGGCGGACGCGCACCTGGCCAGCCGTGGCCGAGGCGTTCGCGATGAGCACGAAGCTTTCCGAGGGAAGCGCCGGGTCGTCGGCTTCCGTGCGGCCATCGGTGCCGACGCGCGCTTCGGCAATGGCCCAGGAAGCGCCGGCGGCCGTGGACCCGAGCGTGGCACTGGCTTCGGTCCAGTGTCCCGCGGTTGGCCCTGGCCACCACATGGCCCGCTCGGCCACGATGGCCGGCAGCACCGCCCCCACCGTCGAGGTGACGGCACCGCCAAAGGTGACCCCGTCTACCGAGCTCTCAACGATCACTTCTCCTTCGAACCCAGCCGGTTCACCGACATGGAGCGTCACCACTTCACCTTCGGGAACGAGGGTGGACATGTCCAACGTCAGAATGTTGCTCTGCGCCGAGAACAGTTGCACGCCCTGCCCCTCCGGCGCGTTGATCGCCAGCACGGGTGAATTGCCGGAAACCGTTTGCCAGGTGCTGTCAGGCGTCCACGCCTGAGCATTGCCCGAGATGGTGATTGGTGTATCGCCGCCGCAGTCCAATGCCGACTGCGGCGGACACAGCCCGGTTGCGGTGATCTGCGCGAGCAGGCCCACCCATCCCGGCCCGCTCGAGACGTGGATGACGAGCTCATTGGCGCCCGTCTGCCAGCCGGACGTCAACAAGAGGGATGCCTGATTGCCTTGGGCGAACCCTCCATAGAAATAGGGATCGTCCGGATTCTGGGGGATCGTGCCGGGCGGCAGCACGGTGCTCTGCGGCGCACCGTTGATGTAGACCTCCTGGACGGAGTTGTCGGTATAGAAATCGATGCCGATCCCAAACGTCGCAGGATCCACCGAAGGATCCAGCTCGAACTGATAGCGGAAGTAGTGATCGACGTTCGCCGCCCCCTGACGGCCGTCGGGATAGAAGTCGATCCAGTCGGCATTCCCAAATGGGCTCGGCGTCCAGGCCCCGACCGCCTGACCGACCACCCACGCCGGGATCCACGTCTCGACGCTCGCCGGTCCCCCGTCGAAGGTCCCCTGTCCCACCTCCCAGTTGGCGTCGGTCTGCCCGACCGGCAGCCTGCCGCCTGCCCCGTCGTACGCCGTGTTGAACAGCGACGAGTCACTGTCACAGGTGATGACTGGCTGGGCGAGCGCCGGAGGCGCCGCGAACAGGGCGCTCAGCGCGATCAATACAACAGGGATACCGGTCGACTTGGGAATCAATGGGTGACGCAGGGCCATGCCTCGTTGAACCTGGCGTGTGTGGGAGGGCACCACGGCCCTCTGGCGTGCGAGAATGCCAGCCGCGGATAGACCACGAACCATGCCAGACTCCAGCATTGACTCTCAATCTGTTTGATATGAGTGTCTAAAGGGCATGTCACACGAAAGACATCACGATGGTCTGAGACAAGGACCGTATCGGTGCTGTTGCAGGGCAGGTGTCCGCTGAGACACTACTGAGACACTCGGTCGGACGCCGGTGCCAACACCGCAATGGGCGTCTAACGGCCTGCGCTATGGCTATCAACTCAAGTGGGCGCCGGGGCTCAGAGAAGGACGCCTGTCAGTTTAGCGGGCGAGCTGTTGGACGCGCTGATGCGAGAGAGCGAGTAGCCTTCCAGCGTCGCGCCGGCTCAGGTGCAATCGCTCGGTGAGGAGCTTAACCGCCTGACGTGCAACCTGCGCGGAGGACGCCTGCTGCTCGGCGGCCCGTTTTCGCGCCACCCGAGCCTGCCGCACGACCCGCCGCGCCACCGCTGGCAGGCGCACGTCGGGCTTGAACGCAATCGTATCCACGTCATCACGAAACAGTTCCAACGCCTCACGGATGCGCCGTTCGGCCTCCTCGAGCGTGCGGCCGTAGCTATGGCACCCCTTCACGCGCGGGAGAGTGGCGATCCAGTGCCCCGATTCGTCCAACGCAAAGCGCACCGTCAACGTCTTCATGGCAACCAGTCCTTCCCCAAGCAGGGCGCCAGGTCACGCACGATCTGGCGCAACGTTCCAGGAGGCAGTGTCTCTCCGGCATGGACCGCCACCGTCGTCACGCACGGTCCACACGCAACACGCAGATGCGAGCCCTTCTGCCGGACCTTCCGGCACCCGAGGCTCACCAGGTGCCGCACGAGGTCCGTGCCGGTCCATGCCTTCATGATATAGAGGCTTGGGCGGATCTGTCTAGTGATATAGACACATTGGCGAAGGGCCGCCATCATCGGCAGGCCGTCGTCGTACACGACGTGAGACATGGTTGTCGCCTCAGTGGTGCGAGGACCATGCCGTCACCGTCGCCGTCACGATCTGGCGAAATCTAGCGGAGATCCTTCGCGGGCACTCATGAGGCCGTCCGAAAGATGGCGAATTGCGCAATAGGACTGCGCTGAAGGATGGCAGAATTTTCAACCCTTTGAGGCGCCGAAAGCTTGACTCCCCGAGTCAAGTTTCGGTGCGTCAAGTGAGCGTCGCCCCTCGACTCGCTGTCGCTCGCTCGGCCCGCAAGAACTGGCTGCGCGGCCAGTTGGAAGCTGGGTACGCGAGCCGTGCGAGATCCGTGGTGGAGCCGGGAGATTGCGCGGCGCCGCTACGCCGCCTCGTGATTCGGAACGGGCCGCATTTCCAAGCGCATGTGGAGCGCCCTCGCGATCCGCCGAAGCACGTCCCCGGAATGGCCGTTGTCGTCCGCGTCTTCGAGGCGAGCAACGGTGGGCTGGCTGACGACGGGGCCTTCGTTCAGATTGGGAGATAGAACACCTGGTTCACACATTCTGCAGTCGTGGAGCACTCAATCAGCGTGGCAAGCTCCGAAATGGCGAGCCCGACGCCGAGATTCCCGGGAACTAGGACGACCCCAGGCATCGGCTGGTCCGCCCGAACACGGTCGTACGCGTGCCTCGGAACGGTATTGACATCGTGTGTGACCAGAATGCGCCCATGCTCGGCCGCCCACTCGAGCACGGTTTCGTCCGCCGCGCCACGGAGGGTGGCGTTCTGAGCAACGATGTAGTCCAGCGCCGGAAGACGAAGCCGCAGACCACGTAGGATCTGGTGGTTCAGGTTCTCATCAATCAGGAGCGGAAGCATCGACACGCGAGCGCGGAAGTGCTACAGCGACGCCTGTCGGGCCCGGCGAGCGCGCACACGCTCACGAAGTCCGGTGACATCCTGATGAGATTCGATTTCGCGACGAATCACTGACGCACGCTCGCAGCGCGCCGTCAGGTACGCCTCGACCTCGACCGTGTGCTCGAGATAGTAGGCCACCGCGCCATAGATATCGCGCAGCGACAAAGAGGGCAAGCTGTCGTTGATCTGCTCTGCCGTGGCCCCTTGTCGAAAGAGCTCGACGAGCGTGTCGAGCGTGACGCGGCTTCCGCGCACGCGCACGCTTCCGTCGGGCTCCTGAACGAGCGGTGTCGTTTGCGTGAGCGGCAGCCTCATCACCTCTCACATTATACCTACACGCTGGCGGGCCGGGCCGGTCCGGCTCTTTCTTCGAGCCGCACAGATTCTCGTCAGAGAACGGCTGAGGGGTTGGGAGCGCTCGTGTTGATTGGTTCATAGCCGACGAGCAGGTGGGACAGATCGACACGGGCTACGGCGTGCCGACCTGTCCCTTCCGAAGCGTCCTGGGGGTGCGACGCCAGGCGGTCCGGACCTTGGTGGGCGGGACGGCGTCCCGCCCGGTGCGTTACGGCAGCGGTGTGGCGCGGGCGGCGGCGCCCGCCATCCACACGCGGCCGGGAGTCGAGCTGTAGCAGGCGTGCTCGACGGTGATCGGCACCGCCGGGTCGAGACTCTCGACCACCACGCTCGCGCGTTGGCCCGCCAGCTCCGGCCACTCGACGCCGAGGGCGAGTGTCCGCCGCGCATGCGCCGCGATGTCGAGGGTCCGCTCGACCGTGGTGCCGCTGTCGGTGATGAGCCGCACGCGGACCTCGCCGGCCGTGGCTGACGTATTCGAGAGCAGCACGAAGCTTTCCGCCGGGAGCGGCTGCGCGCTGTCTTCCGTGCGGCCGTCGGTGCCGACCCGCGCTTCGGCAATGGCCCAGGCCGCGCCGGGCGCGGTGGCGCCGAGCGTGGCGCTGGCTTCGGTCCACTGCCCGGCGGTCGGGCCCGGCCACCACATGGCCCGCTCGGCCACGATGGGGGCACTGGCGGTCACCGACGCCGCGAAGGCCGTCTCGGCGAGCGCCGGATCTTCGGCATCCACGTACACCGTGAGCCGCTGCTGCGCGGGCACGACGTAGGTCTTGGCGAGGACCTCGCCGCTGGGGAGCTGATACTGCACCTCGACGGTGACCGGCGCCGGTTCCGGGTTGCCGAAGAGCAGGAAGGCATCGAAGAACGCGCCGGTCGCCCCCTCGGCGAAATGCCAGGTGGGCGACGGTGCCGCCACGCCGGCGGCGGCGTGCCCGGCGAGGCCGAAGGTGTCGTGCGGACTGAAATACATCGCCCGCTCGGCGACGATTGGCGCGTCGGCGGTGATGCTGGCGGCCACGAGCGCCTCCTCGAGCCCCGGTTCCGCATCGACCCAGATGGTGCGGCGGCTCTGCGCCGGCACCACGTAGCTCCGCGTGACCGGGGTGTCCCCCTGCCGCAGATACTGGATCGTCGCCGTGACATCGCGGTCCTCCGGGTTCTGCAGCAAGTAATAGAGATCGAAGAGGCCGGCCGTGGCGCCTTCGGCGAAATGCCACGTGGGGGAGGGCGCGGCGACGGCGGTCTCGAGCGAGCTCCCGTAGTTCGGCACCACGACGCCCTCGGCCATGGTGTCGTGGACGTATTGGGCCGCGGGCCAGGTCATGAGCCGGTCGGCCGCGACCGCGCGGTCGCTCTCCACCAAGGTGGCGGCGGCGATGTTCCAGCCGGCCAAGGCGGCGTTGAGCGGGACGGTGGTGCGTGCGCCCGGCCCCAGCGTGAGGGCGCGGGTGAGATGCGCGCCCGTCTCGGTGACGAACGACAGCACGACCTCCGTCGCCTCGTCGGTCGGATTGACGAGGCCGAGGTCGGTCTGGAAGAAGCCGACAGCGCCTTCGGCGAAATGGCCGCGGAAGAAGCCGCGCGGATGTGTGCCGCGCAGGAACTCGTCGAGGTTGGAGACGCCGTCGCCATCGGGGTCGGCCGCGGCATCGGCGTCCGCGCCCTCGAGGCCGTAGCGGGTGCGCCAGGCGGTGGGCACGCCGGTGCCTTCGGGATCGAGCGCCGGGTCAGGCGGGAGCAGCGTGGTCTCTTTCACCTGGTTGTTGGTGACGGCCGGGTCCGGCACGATGCCGGTGGCCGAGACGATGTGGGTGAGGGCACCGGTCCGGAGCGTTTCGAGCGTCACGGTGACCTCGGCGGTTTCTTCGACGGCCAGCGCATTGAGCGTGCATGCGAGTACCGCCTGATTGGGGCTGGCGTGGCAGGTGCCCTGCGGACTCGTCGCCGAGACCAACGTGGCGCCAGCGGGGAGCACGTCGGAGAGCCGGATGGCCGGCGTCGTCTCCGCGCCGAGATTGCGCACGCCCACCGTGTACGTGACGTGGCGCGCGAGATCGACCGTGGTGACGGCGCTCGTTTGCGTGATCGCGATATCGGCCGGCGCCGCAGCCTGCTCGGCCGCGCGGGCCTCGGCGACGCGCCCACAGCAGTCATCGAGGGTGATGACGTTGTTCCCCGGATCGATATCCGGCGGATAGGTGACGTGCGCCGCGACGGTCACCGCATCCGGCGTCTCCCCCTGCGACCAGAGGGCGAACCGGATGGACTCGCCAGGCTCGATCGCGAGATCGAAGCGCGTGCAGGCGGCGGTGTTGGTCTCGGCTTCGACCTCACAGGCCCAGCCGGGCTCCGCCATGGTGAAGGTGATGCCCTCGGGGAGCGGGATCGTCACCGTGATGGGCCCGTCGGTGACCTGCGGGCCGTTGTTGCGAATGGTGACGTAGAAGTCGAAGGTGTCGTGGTCTGGGTTGTAGCCCCACCAGATCTCGGTGGCCTCGACGTCGGTGCCGCAGCCGTCGAGTGTGGCGGTGGCGGCGTTGTTGTCCGGATTGACGTCCGCCGGTTCGACACCGCCGACCGCGGCTTCAGCCGAGAAGCTCCCCGGCTCGAGGACCATGGCGACCACGCGCAACGTGGCCACGTGCGCCTGCTCGAGGCGGCTACGCTCAGCGGCCCCGGCCGCCAGAACGCCGATCTGCCAGGTGCCGGCCTCCGGATCGTAGGCGCCGACCGACGGCGAGGCGGCGACGAACGCGAGGCCCTCGGGCAGCACATAGTTCACCACCAGGTTCGTGGCATCCGACGGCCCGAGGTTCTGCGCCGACACGACGAACTCGACCTCATCGTCCGGCACCGCGCAGGAGCCGGTCTCGACATCGACTGTCTGCGTGATCGCGATGTCGAGCTCCATGAGCGGCGGCGGCCCACCGATGATCGACGCGCACTCGGGCACGAAGGCGGGATCCTCCGGATCGGTCACCGCTGGATCGGGGCAGTTCGGGGGGCCGACGATGGCGTTGAGGAGGACGCCGTCGGCCGTGGTGCTCGGCGGATTGACGGTCACCGAGTAGGTCACCACCGCCGACTCGCCCACCAGGAGGTCGCCGGTCCAGGTCAGCGCCGGCGCGGCGAACGTTGCCTGGCCGGCCGTCGCGCTCAGATCGTCGTTGAACGTAGCCTCGTCGAGCACACCTGACAGGTCGTCGCTCACGCTCAGCGCGGCGCCGTCACTGACGAAGTCAGCGCCGCCCGTGTTGGTGATGGTGACCGTATACGTCACCACATCACCCGATCCCACCGGTCCGGTGGCATCCGATGTCTTCTGCGCCTCCCACGCGCCCACCTCGTTGACGCTGACGCAATCGGGGTTGAAGGCCGGATCATTCGGGTCAGTGATCGCGGGGGCGGGACAGTTCGGCGCGCCGGTCACGGCGTTGGCAAGCACGCCGTCCGCCAGCTCCTCGTTGGCGCGCACCGTGACTGAATAGGTCACGGTCGCCGTCGCGCCGACGGCCAAGTTGCCCGTCCAGGTCACCGTCGGCTCACTGAAGGTAGCTTCCCCGACGTCGGCGTCGTCGTTGAAGAGCGCATCGTCGAGCACGGCCGTCAGGTCGTCGCTGAAGGAGATATCTGTCAGATCGACGGCGCCGGTGTTCTCGACTGCGATCGTGTAGGAGACCACGGTCTCCGCCACCACGGTGCCTTCCGGACTCGAGGTCTTGGTCGTCGTCCATGCCTCGATCTGGCTCACCGTCTCACAGGTTGCGTCCGGGTCGTCACAGCCCGGCCCCGTGACCGCGTTCTCCAGTATGCCGTCGCCCAGCGCGTCCGCGCCGTTCACGGTCACCGAATACGTGATGGTCACCGCTCCGCCGTTCGCAGCCAGCGGGCCGCCCCAGGAGAGCTGCTGGGTGTCGGGGTCGAAGACCACCGTGCCGGAGGTGGCACTGGCGTCATCGTTGAAGATGGCATCGTCCAACACACCGGATAGGTCGTCGGACACGACGGCATTGAACGCCTCGGCCGGCCCGGTGTTGGTGATGGTGAGCTCGTAGCTGACCACGTCGCCGGCCTGGACCGTGTCCCCACCATCGGAGGTCTTTGCGACGCTGAGCTGCGGTTGGGGCACCTGCGTGACGCAGGCCGGATCCGTTGCAGGCGAGGTCGCGCAATTGGAGCCGGGACCTTCGCCGAGGACGCCGTTGGCGATGATGGCGTCACCCGCGGGTGGGTCATTGATGGTCACCGAGTAGGTGATGGTGGCAGTGTCACCGGGGTCGAGAGACCCCGACCAGGTGATGGCGTCATCTGTGAACTCTGCATCTCCCACGCTGGCGTCGACGTCGTCGTTGTAGGTGGCATCGCCGTCGAGGGCACCGGAGAGATCGTCGGTGAACGAGAGGTTGGTCAGCGGCACCGAGCCCACGTTGGACACCGTCACGGTGTAGGTGAACGAGTCACCAGGCTCGAGCTCCGTGGCGTCGTCATTCGTCACGGTCTTCTCGTATTGGACCCGTCCTGCCAGCACCGGGTAGTCCTCGACCTCGCCGCCGGAGGCGGCCTCGGTCGGGAGCGGGTCCGTCACCTCGCCGGAGAAGATGCGGAACCGGGCGAATGCGTCAGTGCTCGTGGTGCCTGCCGGGAACATCAGATCGACGGCCGTGGTGCCCGAGCCGGCAGGGATCGACTCAACCGCACGCTCGCCGGGATCGAAGGCGCCGCTCCCGTCGAGATCGATCCAGCCGGCCAGTGTGGCCACTGTGTCGCTGGTGTTCGTGACCGTGACCGCCACCGTGGTCGGCTCGCCGGCAATCACCTGAATCGGGTCGGTCACGCCGTCGTCCGTGTCCGAGTCGGCGCCAGGCGAGGGTTGGCCCTCGGCCTCGTGATCGACCGTGGTCCCGAGCATCAACGGTGCAGTGTTATCCCCGGAATTCCAGCCGGCGAGACCATGGCGGGCGCCATCGGATGCGAGCAGCGTGGCGTACGACGCGTCGGGAGCGTCGCCAAAGTCGATTGGGACGGGGGCGTTGAAGCAGCGGGCGCCATCGTTGCCGGCTGCCGTTGGGCCGTCCGAGAAGAATGTTCCCGTGACGTTCTGGACATCGACGCGCGAGATGATTCCCGTGACGTTGCTCGAGGGATACAGAAATCCATCGGCATCGGCAAAGAAGGCCCCGAATAGGTTGTCCGAGAGGGCCCCCAGCGTACCACGGTTCTCCCACGTATGGTCGGTCCGATTGAAGCTGTAGAGCACCGACTCGGTGTCACCGTTCATTACGCGGTAAAGGAAGTCCCCGCCTCCGGGGACAAACACCCAGTCGCATCCACAGGTGAAGTTCTCGATACCTGCCCCACTGACCGGACCAGTGTCGATGACGTGATTGAAGGTCGGG
Protein-coding sequences here:
- a CDS encoding DUF11 domain-containing protein; its protein translation is MTMRHPRTPKSTGIIVAAMMAVVFLLTAPRAQTQEPPPQQPWPACDARAFLFQSGGTPPTTVQAIDLVTGDDDPILSLTGWNINAVGYHILDDLIYGWNNVPETPATRGVVSVGSDGSVVAHGIPDGWPTNSNGVPANTVIGEVDENGQYWVITAGASYPGNQWVQIDLAPGSPTFNHVIDTGPVSGAGIENFTCGCDWVFVPGGGDFLYRVMNGDTESVLYSFNRTDHTWENRGTLGALSDNLFGAFFADADGFLYPSSNVTGIISRVDVQNVTGTFFSDGPTAAGNDGARCFNAPVPIDFGDAPDASYATLLASDGARHGLAGWNSGDNTAPLMLGTTVDHEAEGQPSPGADSDTDDGVTDPIQVIAGEPTTVAVTVTNTSDTVATLAGWIDLDGSGAFDPGERAVESIPAGSGTTAVDLMFPAGTTSTDAFARFRIFSGEVTDPLPTEAASGGEVEDYPVLAGRVQYEKTVTNDDATELEPGDSFTYTVTVSNVGSVPLTNLSFTDDLSGALDGDATYNDDVDASVGDAEFTDDAITWSGSLDPGDTATITYSVTINDPPAGDAIIANGVLGEGPGSNCATSPATDPACVTQVPQPQLSVAKTSDGGDTVQAGDVVSYELTITNTGPAEAFNAVVSDDLSGVLDDAIFNDDASATSGTVVFDPDTQQLSWGGPLAANGGAVTITYSVTVNGADALGDGILENAVTGPGCDDPDATCETVSQIEAWTTTKTSSPEGTVVAETVVSYTIAVENTGAVDLTDISFSDDLTAVLDDALFNDDADVGEATFSEPTVTWTGNLAVGATATVTYSVTVRANEELADGVLANAVTGAPNCPAPAITDPNDPAFNPDCVSVNEVGAWEAQKTSDATGPVGSGDVVTYTVTITNTGGADFVSDGAALSVSDDLSGVLDEATFNDDLSATAGQATFAAPALTWTGDLLVGESAVVTYSVTVNPPSTTADGVLLNAIVGPPNCPDPAVTDPEDPAFVPECASIIGGPPPLMELDIAITQTVDVETGSCAVPDDEVEFVVSAQNLGPSDATNLVVNYVLPEGLAFVAASPSVGAYDPEAGTWQIGVLAAGAAERSRLEQAHVATLRVVAMVLEPGSFSAEAAVGGVEPADVNPDNNAATATLDGCGTDVEATEIWWGYNPDHDTFDFYVTIRNNGPQVTDGPITVTIPLPEGITFTMAEPGWACEVEAETNTAACTRFDLAIEPGESIRFALWSQGETPDAVTVAAHVTYPPDIDPGNNVITLDDCCGRVAEARAAEQAAAPADIAITQTSAVTTVDLARHVTYTVGVRNLGAETTPAIRLSDVLPAGATLVSATSPQGTCHASPNQAVLACTLNALAVEETAEVTVTLETLRTGALTHIVSATGIVPDPAVTNNQVKETTLLPPDPALDPEGTGVPTAWRTRYGLEGADADAAADPDGDGVSNLDEFLRGTHPRGFFRGHFAEGAVGFFQTDLGLVNPTDEATEVVLSFVTETGAHLTRALTLGPGARTTVPLNAALAGWNIAAATLVESDRAVAADRLMTWPAAQYVHDTMAEGVVVPNYGSSLETAVAAPSPTWHFAEGATAGLFDLYYLLQNPEDRDVTATIQYLRQGDTPVTRSYVVPAQSRRTIWVDAEPGLEEALVAASITADAPIVAERAMYFSPHDTFGLAGHAAAGVAAPSPTWHFAEGATGAFFDAFLLFGNPEPAPVTVEVQYQLPSGEVLAKTYVVPAQQRLTVYVDAEDPALAETAFAASVTASAPIVAERAMWWPGPTAGQWTEASATLGATAPGAAWAIAEARVGTDGRTEDSAQPLPAESFVLLSNTSATAGEVRVRLITDSGTTVERTLDIAAHARRTLALGVEWPELAGQRASVVVESLDPAVPITVEHACYSSTPGRVWMAGAAARATPLP